Genomic window (Deltaproteobacteria bacterium):
CCGGCGCCTCATGGGGCCGCCGGCCCTCCGCTTGTCGCCTGAGCCGCCGGGCGGCCCCAATGCGGTGGCGGTAGAGGGCCGCCGGGGAAGAGGTTGAAGAAGCGAGGCATACCCTTCATAGTGTCGGCGCCCTCGGGCACGGGCAAGACGACGCTGTGCCGCATGGCCGTGGAGCGTTTCGGCGACCTGCGCGAATCGATATCCTATACGACCAGGCCGCCGCGGGAAGGCGAGGTCGACGGCATCGACTACCGCTTCGTCGATGCCGCGGTCTTCGACGAAATGGTGCGCACCGATCGGTTCGTCGAGTACGCCGAAGTGCACGGCAACCGCTACGGCACCTCGGCCCGCGACCTCGCGGCCCTGCTCGACTCGGGCGAGGACGTCATACTCGATATCGACGTCCAGGGCGCCGAAAAGGTGCGGCGCTCCGTCGAGGGGGGCGTGTACATCTTCATCCTTCCGCCCTCGCTCGAAACCTGCGAGGCGAGGCTTCGCGCCCGAGGCAAGGACAGCGACGAAACCATACGCCGCCGCCTTCTTCAGGCGCGCCACGAGATCGGGTGCGCGGCCCTCTACGACTACATCATCATAAATGACAGGCTCGAAGAGGCCTTCACGAAGCTGAGCTCCATCATCGTCGCCGAGCGTTCGAGGGCGTCGAGGATGGCCGACCGGGTCCGCGCTCTCTTCGGTGAAGGGGACCCTCCGGGCCCTGAGGCCGCGGTCGCAACAGTGCCGTCCCGGGGCCTGCAGGGCGGAGAGCCCGGCGATAACGACAAAGGAGGTTCCACAAGCTCATGGCGAGAGTAACCATCGAAGACTGTCTCGACAAGGTGCCCAGCCGCTTTGCGCTCGTCCACATGGCGGCACACAGGGCGCGTCAGCTCCTCAAGGGGGCCAGGCCCTTCGTCGACTCCGACA
Coding sequences:
- a CDS encoding guanylate kinase — translated: MKKRGIPFIVSAPSGTGKTTLCRMAVERFGDLRESISYTTRPPREGEVDGIDYRFVDAAVFDEMVRTDRFVEYAEVHGNRYGTSARDLAALLDSGEDVILDIDVQGAEKVRRSVEGGVYIFILPPSLETCEARLRARGKDSDETIRRRLLQARHEIGCAALYDYIIINDRLEEAFTKLSSIIVAERSRASRMADRVRALFGEGDPPGPEAAVATVPSRGLQGGEPGDNDKGGSTSSWRE